In the genome of Mytilus edulis chromosome 3, xbMytEdul2.2, whole genome shotgun sequence, one region contains:
- the LOC139517340 gene encoding E3 ubiquitin-protein ligase TRIM71-like yields MASPNVLCKTHTTEDVILYCDDCELLVCRECVRQEHKLHSYLKFKEKVGDSRLCLTDNLLTLNSVRLPRLRENLQDVITLQETKEQDTKDMLTEIVSRADKMIENITLIREKLMNRSELLNEKNLTVIEKKISQINARIDIFERADAFAKGALEHGFDEEIIHEDLELRRQLHNFQPINIYEDIDRPIFVDGDLNELVLKQMFGTVLSEIRDLSNEDNKRPKLKVQKISMFVSGTEDIVGICPIKSEVAWLHPKKGSRNTLINVNGHQMSALDFGFVVTSFALSKNGKIYMTDYSINRIISMDSSKKFHTEITLSLHPIGIIVCSDEDILICLTDEWIYNTTSKSQRKVVRMTKDFKEKVTFELDEQGENIFTLPIAVAENLNGDVCVVDKIASDKGRVCVLYGTGKLRFVYEHRGASMPFDPSSVCCTRHSNIVIADPSNNVVEIVSDGGEFLHFLITEKGGCIMPISLGKDPDDRIWIGCGSGKCIILKYGYGLPK; encoded by the coding sequence ATGGCGTCCCCTAATGTATTGTGTAAAACTCACACAACAGAAGATGTGATTTTATATTGCGATGACTGCGAACTATTAGTTTGTAGAGAATGTGTAAGACAGGAACATAAACTGCACAGctatttaaaattcaaagaaaagGTAGGAGATTCAAGATTATGTCTGACCGACAATTTACTTACATTAAATAGCGTTCGATTACCGAGATTGCGTGAAAATTTGCAAGATGTTATTACGCTACAAGAAACAAAAGAACAAGATACTAAAGACATGCTGACAGAAATTGTATCCAGAGCAGACAAAATGATTGAAAACATAACTCTTATTCGCGAAAAACTGATGAACAGGAGTGAACTTCTAAACGAAAAAAACTTAACAGTGATAGAAAAGAAAATTTCACAAATCAACGCCCGGATAGATATTTTTGAACGTGCTGACGCATTTGCAAAAGGAGCTCTTGAACACGGCTTTGATGAAGAAATTATCCACGAAGATTTAGAATTGAGAAGACAACTTCATAACTTTCAACCCATTAATATTTACGAAGATATCGATCGCCCCATATTTGTTGACGGAGATTTGAATGAACTTGTTTTAAAGCAAATGTTTGGAACTGTTTTATCGGAAATCAGAGATTTGTCTAATGAAGATAATAAACGTCCTAAACTTAAAGTtcagaaaatttcaatgtttGTCAGTGGTACTGAAGATATAGTAGGGATTTGTCCAATCAAAAGCGAGGTGGCATGGCTGCATCCAAAGAAAGGAAGTAGAAATACTCTGATCAACGTAAATGGTCATCAAATGTCGGCCCTTGATTTCGGTTTTGTCGTTACCTCCTTTGCACTATCAAAGAATGGAAAAATTTACATGACGGACTATTCAATAAACCGTATAATTTCAATGGACTCTTCCAAGAAGTTCCATACCGAAATAACACTTTCTCTGCATCCTATTGGTATAATCGTCTGTTCCGACGAAGACATTTTGATATGCCTAACCGATGAATGGATTTATAATACAACATCAAAGAGTCAAAGAAAAGTAGTTAGAATGACAAAGGATTTCAAGGAGAAAGTAACCTTTGAGTTAGATGAACAGGGTGAGAATATATTCACTCTTCCAATAGCTGTAGCCGAAAACCTTAATGGTGACGTTTGTGTTGTCGATAAGATCGCAAGCGATAAAGGGCGAGTTTGTGTTTTGTACGGTACAGGCAAACTACGTTTTGTTTATGAGCATAGAGGAGCTAGTATGCCATTTGACCCATCTTCCGTCTGTTGTACAAGACATTCAAACATTGTTATCGCTGATCCTTCTAACAACGTTGTAGAAATAGTTTCCGATGGGGGTGAGTTTCTACATTTCCTGATAACAGAGAAAGGTGGTTGCATTATGCCGATATCTTTAGGTAAAGACCCGGATGATAGAATATGGATAGGTTGTGGAAGTGGAAAGTGTATTATTCTCAAATACGGATATGGTTTGCCGAAATAG